The following nucleotide sequence is from Nautilia sp. PV-1.
GATAAAGGTAAAATCGCCGGTGTGAAAGTTTTGGACAGGGAAAGCGGTGAAATTAAAAAAATATATTCAAAAACGGTAATAAACGCCACGGGTCCTTTCAGTGACGAAATAAGAAAAACGGCGGATAAAAACGTTAAAAATATAATTGTCCCGAGCAGAGGGGTGCATATTGTCCTTGATAAAAAGTTTCTGCCTGTAAATGAAGGTCTGCTTATTCCTAAAACCGAAGACGGAAGGGTTTTGTTTATACTGCCTTTTATGGATAAATGCCTGGTGGGGACTACAGACGTTGAAGCGGATATTGAAGAGCATCCGAAAGTGAGTGAAGAAGAAATTGATTATATTTTGAAACACATTAACCGGTATTTTACCTTAAACGTTACAAAAGACGATATCCTGGCTTCTTTTGCAGGTATAAGACCGCTTGTAAGTTTGGATAAAAAAACGAATACCGCCAATATAGTAAGGGAGCATATTATTGAAAAGCTTGAATGCGGCCTTGTAACCATAGCGGGAGGCAAATGGACTACATACAGGCAGATGGCTCAAGACGCCGTGGATTTTGTAATTAAGAATTTCGGATTTAAAGATATAAAATGCCGTACATACGATTATAAACTTATCGGTTCACGCAATCTAAAAGAAGCGTATGAAAAATACAAAAACGGAAAATATGAAAGGCTGCTGAAACTTTACGGGGATGAAACTGAACAAGTATTAAAAATGGGAGAGGATGTTTTGGTTGAGGATATATTAAAAGGGGAAGTTTTGTTTTCCATTAGGATGGAATATGCCAAAAAACCGCTGGACTTTATCGTCAGACGGAGTATGGTAGGAATTGTGGACAGGGTAAAAGCCAAAAGAATTTTAGAACCAGTATGTAAAATATTTAAAAAAGAGTTTGGCTGGTCTGATGAAAAATATCAAAACGAGCTCATATCAGCACAAAAAATTCTGGATACGGATATATAAGGAAAAAAGATGTTTGCACCGTTTAAAAAAGAGCATATTTGCATAGCCCACAGAGGATACAGGGCATATTTTCCGGAAAATACGCTTTTTGCGTTTCAGGCTGCTCTTGGCAGGTTTGATATGTTTGAGTTTGACGTTCAGTATACCAAAGACATGGTGCCGGTAATTTTTCACGACGAGGATCTGTTGAGATGTACAAATGTAAAGGAGATGTTTGACAGATATACGGTAAGAGAACTGACCTTTGATGAAATAAAACGTCTTGACAATGTATCCTGGTTTATAAAACAAAACCCTTTTCATACGGATTTGGATTACGGTTATTTAAATACCATTCCTAAACACTCTATTCCTACGCTTGATGAGGTGCTGGAATTTATAAAACAAAACAGATTTCCGGCAAATCTGGAAATAAAAAACTCCGATCTTGATGCCGGTTTTATTGTCGGGGATGTTTTAAGCAGGGTTGAAAAACACGGGGTTAAAGATTATGTGATAATTTCTTCTTTTAACCATGATTATGTCAGAAAAATAGAAGGTTTTTATAAAGCCGCTCTTTTTGACGGTTATAAAGAAGGGCTTTTGGATTATCTGAAAGATTTAAAAGTCGATTCTTATCATGTGGATGTAGAACATTTAAAAACGGAGGATATACAGGTACTGCTAAAGAGCGGAATATTTACGAACGTATATACGGTGGATGACGAAAAACTGAAACTTAAACTGTTTGATCAAGGGGTTAAGGGAATATTTTGCGATTACTGATTATTTCTCTTCAAGAAGTTTGTTGAATACTTTAAGCGTCATTTTAACGTCTTCCAAAGCATCGTGGTAATTTACGTTCTGTTTTCCGAAGAAAAATGCCACACACTCTTCAAGACGGGGCATTTTTTTCTTTTCAAGCACTACGACATCGGCTGAATAATACATTGTGTCGAATATCGGAATATCAATGATATTCGGAAAATGTTCCGCTCTTTCGAGTTCTCTTTTAAGTACGCCGAAATCGTATAATACATTGTGACCCACTACCATATCCAGGTTATCGAATATTTTTAAAAATTCCTCTTTTTTTTCTTTAAAAGTCGGTTTGTTAACCAGGTCTTCCTGTTTTATTTTATGTACGTCGTAAGCTTCTTCACTTATTTTTGCCTCTGGATTTAAAAAATCGTAAATTTCTTCGGTACTTAAATCTTCCATATTTTGGATAACAAAAGCATATGATACGATATATCCCGCAATATCTGTCGTTTCGGTATCGAATACTCCTACTTTTTTGATTCTGTAGTCTTTAGGTGTGTTTTCTAAATCGTTTAAGTAAAATTTTAAAAATTCTTTTGTGGAAAATACTTTTTGTCTTTTAATGGGTTTGAATCTTTTAAGTTTGCCTTCTTCTTCCAAAACTACGGATACGAGATAATCGTTATAGTTTCTGAATATTATGTTTTCTTTGATGTCTTCTTTTAAACATTTAAGCAGGTAGGATTTGTCGTTTTTGAGTTTTTCTTTTGCATAATCTCTTACGGATTTATTAAAAACGGTGGCAAGTCTTAACGTTTCAATTTTTTGAGGTAAACTCAAATTAAGCCTTTTTTATGGAATTATACATTATTTTTATGTTTTGCAGTTTTCCATTTTTCATTATTAAGATATAATTACATATAAAAAAGGTACCGTATGCCAAAAAGAGAAGATATTAAGACCATACTGCTTATAGGTTCCGGTCCGATCGTAATAGGACAGGCTTGCGAATTCGACTATTCAGGCGTTCAGGCCGCAAAAACACTTAAATCATTAGGATATAGAGTTGTTCTTGTAAACTCGAATCCGGCTACGATTATGACCGACCCGGAATTTGCCGACGCTACGTATATCGAACCGATTACCGCAGATGTGGTGGCAAAAATTATTCAAAAAGAAAATGTTGATGCGATTCTTCCTACAATGGGAGGGCAGACCGCACTTAACGTTGCAATGGAAATGTATGAAAAGGGAATGCTTGAAGGTATTGAATTTTTAGGAGCGAACCCGGAAGCGATTAAAAAGGGTGAAGACAGGGAAGAATTTAAGCAGGCCGTTGAAAGAATAGGGCTTGATTTGGCAAAAAGTGAAACCGCCCATACCCTTGATGAAGCTGTTGAAATTGCAAAAAATATCGGATTTCCTTTAATTGTAAGAGCGGCATATACACTTGGCGGACTAGGAAGCGGTGTTGCTTACAATATGGAAGAATTTGAAGCGCTTGCAAAAACGGGTATAGAAGCCAGCCCTATTAACGAAATTGAGATTCTTGAATCAATGCTCGGCTGGAAAGAATACGAAATGGAAGTTATCAGGGACAGAAACGATAACTGTATTATTGTGTGTTCTATAGAAAACGTTGATCCTATGGGTGTGCATACGGGTGACAGTATTACGGTTGCACCGGCACTTACGCTTACTGACAAAGAATACCAGAAAATGAGGGACGCATCTTTTGCCATTCTTAGAGAAATAGGCGTTGATACGGGTGGAAGTAACGTTCAGTTTGCGGTAAACCCCCAAAACGGAAGAATGATCGTAATTGAAATGAATCCGAGGGTTTCAAGAAGTTCGGCCCTTGCATCAAAAGCCACAGGTTATCCTATTGCAAAAATAGCGACTCTTTTAGCTGTGGGATACACACTTGACGAAATTGAAAACGATATTACCGGCACAGCGGCGAGTTTTGAGCCTGTAATAGATTATGTGGTTACTAAAATACCGAGATTTACGTTTGAAAAATTCCCTCAGGCTGACGCAACGCTTACAACTTCTATGAAAAGCGTCGGTGAAGTTATGGCTATAGCAAGAACGTTTAAAGAATCAGTTCAAAAAGCTCTTTATTCACTTGAGACGGGACTTGACGGATTTGAAAAAATCGAATGCGATGAAGAGACACTTGTAAAAAACATAAGAATTCCTAATGAAAACAGGCTTCTTTATGTTGCGGAAGCGTTCAGAAGAGGTAAAAGCGTAGAGGAAATTTTTGATATATGCAAAATTGATCCGTGGTTTTTAAATCAGATTAAAGAAATTGTTGAACTCGAAAAAGAGATAACACCGGCGATTTTAGAAAACGAAGATCTTTTAAGAAAAGCCAAAACATACGGATTCAGCGATAGAATGATTGCAAAACTTATAGGCAAAACCGAAGAAGACGTATATCAGGCAAGAAAAAAATTAGGTGTTGAAATCGACTATAACGAAGTTGACACTTGTGCGGCCGAGTTTGATACGACTACAAGTTACCTTTATTCAAGTGTAAACGTTACCAAAAACGTGCCATTAAGAGGAAGCGACCTTGAAAATGATAAAAAAGTTCTTATTTTAGGCGGTGGACCGAACAGAATCGGGCAGGGAATTGAATTCGACTACTGCTGTGTACATGCGGCTTTCGCACTTGAAGACTTAGGCGTTAAAACAATCATGTATAACTGTAACCCGGAAACGGTTTCAACTGATTACGATACAAGCGACGTGCTTTATTTTGAACCTATTACGTTTGAAAGAGTAAGAAACGTAGTTGAGCTTGAAAGACCGGACGGTGTTATCGTTCAGTTCGGGGGGCAGACTCCTCTTAAACTTGCAAAAGGTCTTACAAGAATCAACGCTAATATTATAGGTACATCCGCTGAAGTAATCGATACTGCGGAAGACAGGGAAAAATTCTCAGCGTTTATTGAAGAGCTTGGTCTTAATCAGCCTGCAAACGGTACTGCTTTTACAAAAGAAGAAGCATATAAAATCGCGGAAAATATCGGCTACCCGGTACTTGTCAGACCAAGTTACGTACTTGGCGGAAGAGCTATGAGAATCGTTTATAATGAAGACGAACTAAAAGCGTATATGGATGAAGCTGTAAGCGTTTCAAACGAAAGCCCGGTACTTATAGACAAATTCCTCGATAGAGCCATAGAACTTGACGTAGACGCTATCAGTGATACCAAAGAAGTGTATATCGGCGGTATTATGCAGCATATCGAAGAAGCCGGAATCCATTCAGGGGACAGTGCGTGTTCGCTTCCGACTGTTAGTATTAGCGAAGAAAAGCTTAAAGAAATCGAAAACGCAACTAAACAGATAGCTCTTAAACTTGGTGTAAAAGGACTTTTAAATATTCAGTATGCTCTTCATAGAGATAAACTATATCTAATCGAAGTTAACCCGAGAGCAAGTAGAACGGTGCCTTTCGTGTCAAAAGCTACTGGACTTCCTTTGGCAAAAGTCGCTACAAGAGTTATGTGGAATTTAGCGCACAATCCTGGAATAAACGGCGGCAAAGTACTTCAAGAAGCACTTAAATTTTACGATAAATTCGGTGTTGTAACGTTTGACGGTAATGTGTTTAAGCCGAAACAAAAAGGACATATTGCCGTTAAGGAAGCAGTGTTCCCGTTCAATAAACTGCCTGGAGCAGATCTGATTTTAGGACCTGAAATGAAATCAACCGGTGAAGTTATGGGAATCAGTGACAGTTTTGGAGAAAGTTTTGCAAAATCACAGGCGGCTTGTAAAAACTTCCTTCCGACAAGCGGAAAAGTGTTTATTTCACTTACGAATATAGATAAAGAGTTCGCTCCGGCTCTTGCAAAAGCACTTAAAAACCACGGTTTTGAAATTGTTGCTACAAGCGGTACTTATAAAGTAATAAGCGAAGCCGGAATCGAATGTGAAAGAGTGCTTAAAATAAGCGAAGGAAGACCGAATATAGTAGATATGATCAAAAATGAAGAAATCGCACTTGTTATCAATACAAGCGATAATAAAGCAAGTAAAGACGACGCTAAAATCATAAGACGCGAAGTGTTAAATCAGGGAATTCCATATTTTACAACAATTGCAGCGGCATTTGCTGCGGTTGAAGCAATTGAATTCTTACAGACAAGCGAAGAAAAAGTCAAATCTATTCAGGACTATTTCGAAAAATAATACTTCTTTTTGACTTTCCTTTTTTTTGTATTAATTCTTTATTAAAATCTATTAAAAAATATTGTTATATTGATTAATTTTATTAATATAGTATTTTGAATTATTTAGATATATAATATATGAATAAGTATTCAAAAAATAAAGGAGAAGAAAATGAAATTTGGAAAAATGTTATTAGCAAGTGTGGCTGTTGTATTACCGCTTATGGCGGCGCCGGGTTATGTTGCACAAATAAACAAAGGTTTTAAACAAGAAACACTGGACTGTGCAAAATATGTGAAATTTATTACACCTGCAACACTGAATAAATGGATGAATCAAAATAAAGACTTTACTATTATTGATGTAAGGGAAAAAGATGAAACAACTGCAGTTCAGATAGACTGGCCTGATACTGATTTTATTCCAAGAGGTGTTTTAGAAGATAAGATACATGAAGAAATAAATGTAAATCCAAATACATTTAATCCAAATGATGTATATGTAATGCTTTGTAGAACAGGACACAGAGCAACTCTTGCAGGTGCAGTTTTAGTTAAATATTTTCATTTTAAACACGTATATGTTTTAAAAGGTGGAATTTTTGCATGGATGAAAGCCGGCTATCCTGTAATTGACGGCAGATATATGCTTAAATTCAAATTAGTAAAATAAAAGCTTTTTGCTTTTATTTTATATATTGATTATAAATTACTTTAATATATTATAGATTAATGTATAGTAAATAGTTAGTAATATTGCGAATTATGTGTTATGTGAGTTTTGTTATTTATAATAGTTCCAGACCTCTCAAAGAGGTAGATTGTTAAAGAATATTAGTTTATTAAAATTACAATAAAAAAATAAAGCAAATAAAACCATAACATAGGTGCCAGACACAAATATAAAGAGATGTTAAAGAAGTTAAAAATCAGATTGTTAAAATCACATAATACAATTAGATAAAAAAGCAAACAATTACATGTACAGGTGCCAGACCCTATATAAGATTAAAAGTAAAAGATTGGGGAGAGGAAATACTACGTATAAGATAAGACAGGTAAAAAAGAGTCGAAAAAGAGAAAAAAAGGATAAAAAAGTAAAAAAAGATAAAATTTCCTTAAAAAAAGGAGGAGAACTCTTGACAGGTGAGAAAAAATTTAATATACTTTCAGTCCTCAAACGGAAGAGAGGGTTTGAGAGATGATAGAGAGCTTAGAGATAAGTAGCATACCCGAGGGGGATGAACAGTTATAATATAACTATAAACCCTAAGGGTATTTAATAATACCAAATGTAAACAAGAGTCAACGTAGATAACTTTGATTTTTGGGATTGAAACAATCTATATTAATGGAGAGTTTGATCCTGGCTCAGAGTGAACGCTGGCGGCATGCTTAACACATGCAAGTCGAGGGGCAGCAGGCGGGAACTTCGGTTCCCGTGCTGGCGACCGGCGGACGGGTGAGTAACACGTAGCTACTTGCCCCACAGAGGGGGATAACACACCGAAAGGTGTGCTAATACCGCATACACCCGAGAGGGGAAAGGGCTTCGGTCCGCTGTGGGATAGGGCTGCGGCGTATCAGCTAGTTGGTGAGGTAACGGCTTACCAAGGCGATGACGCGTAGCTGGTCTGAGAGGATGATCAGCCACACTGGAACTGAGACACGGTCCAGACTCCTACGGGAGGCAGCAGTGGGGAATATTGGGCAATGGGGGAAACCCTGACCCAGCAATGCCGCGTGGAGGAAGAAGCCTTTCGGGGTGTAAACTCCTTTTGCAGGGGAAGAAACTGACGGTACCCTGCGAATAAGCTCCGGCTAACTCCGTGCCAGCAGCCGCGGTAATACGGGGGGAGCGAGCGTTACTCGGAATCACTGGGCGTAAAGGGTGCGTAGGCGGTCAGATAAGTTGGGAGTGAAATCCTATGGCTCAACCATAGAACTGCTTCCAAAACTGTCTGACTAGAGTTCGGGAGAGGCCAAGGGAATTCCTGGTGTAGGGGTGAAATCCGTAGAGATCAGGAGGAATGCCGAAAGCGAAGGCGCTTGGCTGGAACGAAACTGACGCTGAGGCACGAAAGCGTGGGGAGCAAACAGGATTAGATACCCTGGTAGTCCACGCCCTAAACGATGGGTACTAGTGGTTGGGGGGACAGTCCCCCAGTCACGCAGCAAACGCGATAA
It contains:
- a CDS encoding glycerol-3-phosphate dehydrogenase/oxidase; translated protein: MYDILIIGGGATGSGIALDSALRGFKTILFEQNDFSEGTSSRSTKLAHGGVRYLEAAVKHLDKKQFSLVLEGLRERYRILNNAPHLSNRLSLITPVYKWLQVPYIYSGLVLYDLLSGKFRVGRSSLILNKPENLPVKKYKAAVKYYDGQFLDARMVIAILKTAAENSAEIYNHHKVTGFIFDKGKIAGVKVLDRESGEIKKIYSKTVINATGPFSDEIRKTADKNVKNIIVPSRGVHIVLDKKFLPVNEGLLIPKTEDGRVLFILPFMDKCLVGTTDVEADIEEHPKVSEEEIDYILKHINRYFTLNVTKDDILASFAGIRPLVSLDKKTNTANIVREHIIEKLECGLVTIAGGKWTTYRQMAQDAVDFVIKNFGFKDIKCRTYDYKLIGSRNLKEAYEKYKNGKYERLLKLYGDETEQVLKMGEDVLVEDILKGEVLFSIRMEYAKKPLDFIVRRSMVGIVDRVKAKRILEPVCKIFKKEFGWSDEKYQNELISAQKILDTDI
- a CDS encoding glycerophosphodiester phosphodiesterase family protein, with the translated sequence MFAPFKKEHICIAHRGYRAYFPENTLFAFQAALGRFDMFEFDVQYTKDMVPVIFHDEDLLRCTNVKEMFDRYTVRELTFDEIKRLDNVSWFIKQNPFHTDLDYGYLNTIPKHSIPTLDEVLEFIKQNRFPANLEIKNSDLDAGFIVGDVLSRVEKHGVKDYVIISSFNHDYVRKIEGFYKAALFDGYKEGLLDYLKDLKVDSYHVDVEHLKTEDIQVLLKSGIFTNVYTVDDEKLKLKLFDQGVKGIFCDY
- a CDS encoding 3'-5' exonuclease; this encodes MSLPQKIETLRLATVFNKSVRDYAKEKLKNDKSYLLKCLKEDIKENIIFRNYNDYLVSVVLEEEGKLKRFKPIKRQKVFSTKEFLKFYLNDLENTPKDYRIKKVGVFDTETTDIAGYIVSYAFVIQNMEDLSTEEIYDFLNPEAKISEEAYDVHKIKQEDLVNKPTFKEKKEEFLKIFDNLDMVVGHNVLYDFGVLKRELERAEHFPNIIDIPIFDTMYYSADVVVLEKKKMPRLEECVAFFFGKQNVNYHDALEDVKMTLKVFNKLLEEK
- the carB gene encoding carbamoyl-phosphate synthase large subunit, with translation MPKREDIKTILLIGSGPIVIGQACEFDYSGVQAAKTLKSLGYRVVLVNSNPATIMTDPEFADATYIEPITADVVAKIIQKENVDAILPTMGGQTALNVAMEMYEKGMLEGIEFLGANPEAIKKGEDREEFKQAVERIGLDLAKSETAHTLDEAVEIAKNIGFPLIVRAAYTLGGLGSGVAYNMEEFEALAKTGIEASPINEIEILESMLGWKEYEMEVIRDRNDNCIIVCSIENVDPMGVHTGDSITVAPALTLTDKEYQKMRDASFAILREIGVDTGGSNVQFAVNPQNGRMIVIEMNPRVSRSSALASKATGYPIAKIATLLAVGYTLDEIENDITGTAASFEPVIDYVVTKIPRFTFEKFPQADATLTTSMKSVGEVMAIARTFKESVQKALYSLETGLDGFEKIECDEETLVKNIRIPNENRLLYVAEAFRRGKSVEEIFDICKIDPWFLNQIKEIVELEKEITPAILENEDLLRKAKTYGFSDRMIAKLIGKTEEDVYQARKKLGVEIDYNEVDTCAAEFDTTTSYLYSSVNVTKNVPLRGSDLENDKKVLILGGGPNRIGQGIEFDYCCVHAAFALEDLGVKTIMYNCNPETVSTDYDTSDVLYFEPITFERVRNVVELERPDGVIVQFGGQTPLKLAKGLTRINANIIGTSAEVIDTAEDREKFSAFIEELGLNQPANGTAFTKEEAYKIAENIGYPVLVRPSYVLGGRAMRIVYNEDELKAYMDEAVSVSNESPVLIDKFLDRAIELDVDAISDTKEVYIGGIMQHIEEAGIHSGDSACSLPTVSISEEKLKEIENATKQIALKLGVKGLLNIQYALHRDKLYLIEVNPRASRTVPFVSKATGLPLAKVATRVMWNLAHNPGINGGKVLQEALKFYDKFGVVTFDGNVFKPKQKGHIAVKEAVFPFNKLPGADLILGPEMKSTGEVMGISDSFGESFAKSQAACKNFLPTSGKVFISLTNIDKEFAPALAKALKNHGFEIVATSGTYKVISEAGIECERVLKISEGRPNIVDMIKNEEIALVINTSDNKASKDDAKIIRREVLNQGIPYFTTIAAAFAAVEAIEFLQTSEEKVKSIQDYFEK
- a CDS encoding rhodanese-like domain-containing protein produces the protein MKFGKMLLASVAVVLPLMAAPGYVAQINKGFKQETLDCAKYVKFITPATLNKWMNQNKDFTIIDVREKDETTAVQIDWPDTDFIPRGVLEDKIHEEINVNPNTFNPNDVYVMLCRTGHRATLAGAVLVKYFHFKHVYVLKGGIFAWMKAGYPVIDGRYMLKFKLVK